In Heyndrickxia vini, the sequence TGTACATCGTCCCCACATAATACGCATCGACGTGCATTTTGAGGGGTGACACCTTTTAACAAAGTTCGTAAATTTTGAGTAACTGAGCCTTCCCTTAAGAAAACATACATTCCTCGAGAAATACGAGCTTGCAACTCTTCTATAGTGGAACATTCGTGGTCATTTTCTACTCCGGCAGCAATGTACGCATTAAGTTCCTTGCCACTTACCATTGGACTATGCCCATCAATTCGTTTATTCATATTTTTAGCCACTAAAAGTTTTTCCAACACACGATCATTCGCTTGAATCACGCCGGGGAAATCCATAAATTCAGCTAACCCTCGGCCTTTCCTTCTTCTAATGGTGCGACCATATCCGAAGCATTTAGAACCGCTCCGGCATTTTCCATATTTGTAGCAGGGACACAAGAAGGCAGCATGTATTGAATATCTAATGCTGTATGACCGGCCGCTTCAATCATATAATCCAGTCCTTTAAGTCCCGCCACATTAACGATTTCGTGTGGATCCGCCATGACAGTCGTTGTCCCATGAGGTACAAGTAAACGACCAAATTCTTCCGGAGTCACATAAGAAGATTCCACATGGATATGCGGGTCAATAAAACCCGGTGCAATGTACTTTCCCTTTACGTCAACAATCTCTTTACCGTCATACACTTCTCCGATACCGGCAATTTTTCCGTCTACGATTGCCACATCGCCAGTAAGGATAGAACCTTGATAGACATCAACGATTTTCCCATTTTTTAAAACCAAATCTGCTTGTTTACGACCTGCAGCTACATCGATCAATTGTGTTAATTCATGTTTTTTCATCTTGTCTTCCCCCTGTATTAGATTACTTATTCCGGAGTCAATTCTGTGATCGGATCAAAAATCTCCAAGGTTACACAATCCACATTCCCTACATCAGTGATGGCCAAATCTGGAATAGCTGTAATTGGGAGAAAGCTCATATAAAACATTGGATCCGGTACACTTCCACCTAATACTTTGATTGCCTCATGCAATGAATGTTCCGCAGCGACTAAGTGATCAGGATCTTCATCTGTCACAATTCCACCAATCGGCAATTTTAACAAACTAATGACTTGACCATCCACGACGACAACCTGTCCGCCACCACAATCGATCAATGTATTAATAGCAAGGGACATGTCTTCAGGATTGGTGCCCATTACGATAAGATTGTTATCGTCAGGTGCAGAAGAAGAAGCCATTGCTCCACGTTTCAGTCCCCAACCTGCAACAAATCCTATTGACTTATTGCCGTTTTTACCAAATCGTTCTAGGACAGACACCATAGCTACATCTTTCTCTACATCCAATACTACTTTTCCATCTTTTACATCCAGTTCAACAAATCTCTCTTTCCGAACGAAGGCGCCATGACTTTCAATCGCACGAATTTTCGCTGTTCCATTATCAATGGAAACTTTGTATTCAAATGTTTCTGGTGTCGTTTTATCACATTTTAATTTTGAGGCTAAAAGCGGACTGCGTTTTGGTTCTAAAAGTTCCACTATCATTCGATTGTTTTTTGCAACAATTTCACCTTTACTAATTACCGTTTCTACTTGAAAATCTTCCAATGATTCAACGAATAAAATATCAGCAAAACGCCCCGGTGAAATTGAACCTACTTGATCATCAATTCGATATGCTTCCGCACTATTGATTGTTGCCATTTGGATTGCTACCATCGGTGTCACTCCCGCTTGAATAGCCAAACGAACCAAATGATCAACATGACCATGTTTCAAAATATCAGTGGCATGCACATCATCTGTACAAAAACTAGTTCTGCGGCCAATCGCTGAATTCACTTCTGTCACCGCACGAATATTTTCTTTCAAAAAGTTTGTCACAGAAGATTCCCGAATCAAAACATGCATACCTTTGCGTGCTTTCTCCACAAGTTCTTCGTGATCATAGCTTTCGTGATCTAAGCGGATGCCCGCAGACAAGTATTCGTTGAGATTGTTCCCACGTGCCATCGGTGCGCATCCAAAAATTGGAAGATGATTGTTATGGGCAATTGCCAATGTTTCCATTGTATCTTCGTCTAGGGTTTGAACCGCCTCACGAACGGTTTCCCACACACCAAAGCATTGTGGCCAAGACTGAACTTCTTTTTGTACTTCAGGTGTTATGTTGTATGCAATTGTTGATTTTGGTATTGTATAAGGTGTTTTATAAGGTGCACCCCAGTAAACACGAAGCGGCAATTGTTCAATTTCTTCAAAGATTTCCTTCAGGCCGTCCATTCCAACGACAGAAATGTATTCATCAAGACCAGAAATTGCACTCGTTGTCCCAAAAGGAATCACTGCCTTAGTAAAGCTTGTCATACTCATCTTGCTGCATTCTATGTGAATATGCCCATCAATTAACCCCGGAACTAGATATTTACCTTTCGCATCGATTCGTTGTGTATCTTCACCGATATAATCAGTCACATCACCGACCGCTACAATTTTTCCTTTATAAATCGCCACATCAGCGGGATATACTTCACTTGTCATAACATTGACTAATTGACCATTTTGAATCACTTTTTCGGAAGGAATTTTCGCCCCTCCTGCTTGTATGTATTCTTTTAATAATGCTGCTGTCATTTTCATCTCATATTTCTCCTTTCATTAATTCAAAGTATTTAGGATATAAAGCAATAATAGAAAAACAAAAAATAAAACATATAAAACCGGATGAACCTTTCTCCATTTACCAGCTGCGATCATCAAAATGGGATACGTTAAAAATCCAAAAGCAATCCCGTAAGAAATGTTATATGTTAAAGGCATACCCACAACAATTAAAAACGCCGGAACGGCAATTTCAAACTTGTGCCAATTAATTCCTTTTAAAGGCTGAGCCATTAAAATCCCAACAACAATTAAAACAGGTGCCGTCACATTTGTTGTAATGACAGTCAACAACGGTGAAAAGAACATACTTAGGAAAAATAGAACTGCTACCACAAGCGCCGTTAACCCGGAACGACCACCAAGGGCAATTCCTGCGGAAGATTCTACATATGCCGCAGTTGGAGTCGTACCTAATAGTGAACCAGCTAGTAAAGAACCCGAATCCGCTCCCAATGCACGGCCAATACGCGGCATTTTATTATTTTTCATAAACCCCGCTTGTTCAGCTAATCCAATCAATGTTCCTGCAGTATTAAAGAAAGCTACAAATAAAAACAGTAAAACAACCGACCATAATTGAAACGTATTAATGTTTGGAATATTCATCAAGCCTACACCGATGGTTGGTTTCAAACTAGGAATGGAGGAAACAATATGATTCGGTAAAGGAATCAAATGAGTAACCAAACCTAAAATTGCAGTTGCTACCATACCGATGAAAATAGCTCCCGATACCTTGCGTGCAATCAAAATAATAATAACTAAAAAACCAAAAATCGTTAGCCAAACTTCTCCGTTTGTAAACGAGCCAATAGTAACCAACGTGGATTCTTCCTTAACAATCAGCCCACCACCTTGGAGGCCCACAAAAGCAATAAAAATTCCAATCCCAGCGGACATTGCTAGTTTTAAATCATGAGGGATAGCATCAATGACTATTTCGCGAATCTTCATAAATGTGATGATAAAAAACAAAATCGAAGCGACTACGACACCGGCTAAGGCCGTTTGCCAAGGCACTCCCATCGCAATAACGACTGAATAAGTAAAAAAGGCATTGTCCCCCAACCCTGGAGCAATAGCAATCGGATAATTTGCTAAAAAGGCCATCAACAGACAACCGATAATTGCCGAAATGGCTGTCGCTGTAAAAACAGCCCCCTTATCCATTCCTGCATCTCCCAATATATCTGGATTCACAAATAAAATATAAGACATGGAGATAAACGTCGTAAGCCCCGCCAGCATCTCCTTCTTGACAGATGTACCTAACTCACTTAAATGAAAGACTGATTCCAGCCAACTTTTTTTCTCTACTAATTTTCCTTCTTTATTCAATTCCGTGTGACCTCCTGCCGTAGACAATTTGATTACGTAAAATCGGCTTATAAACTATGATTATATGTGATTACTATTATATTTTTTTGAAATTAAGCCGGAGCGGTCACTTCAAACGTGCCACTAAAATTATTATCAACTCCCCTAAGTGTGGTGTCAGGATTCTTCACCGGGAATGGGAAGTATTCCAAACATTTTAGTTCTTAAGCTTATTTTGTAAAATAAAAAAAGCCGAAGAACTAATACATCCAATCATCTACGAGTGGAGCAAAAGTCCTTCGACTATATGTCGAATAGGATAGTTAATAGATTAATAAAAGTCTATTACTATTCTTTGCTTCTCATAGTCAGTTCATTTACGGTAAACTGGTAGAAACTCGCAGGCCATATTCCTGCTATTATATGAGTGAATGTTATGTAATTTTTGATTGTTATTATTATAGCATGTCATTTTTGGAATTCAATAAAAAGCATATAAATAAAACTATTCAGATAACTAAAATCCGAATATTCAGTAGAGGAGAGGCAATTATTAAGTAATTAATTAGTCAAAAGGCGAACTTTATTTCAAAATACCTAAATTATATACGGATATTTTTGTTAGTGTTGCTTAGATCAATTCTTTCAGCCGTTTCAGTGCTGAGTGAACAGTCAATCTATGAAATGTAATAAATGTCTTTTTAAAGATGACACCGTAAATGCCATAAGGAGTAGGTGAAAGTCTCATTAGTTCTTCCCTGCTCTGTATATCAATAATATCTGCTTGAATCCCCAATCGGTTTGCTCCCTTTATGATATTTTCCGTTGCTATATCAACAAACGGACATTGTTGAGTCCGAATAATTGTTAAATTTGTAAAAGGTTTTAACCGATTCTCCCAATCTGTTGGAAAATAAGGATTAGGTGAATGGCCAAATTTATGAACAAGCAATTCAAATCCATAAGGAGCAGTGTCTACCTCAATAAAGTTATTTTTTATAAAAATTTCCTTACTCGGTGTCCAGGAAGTATCGGGATTCGTTACGACAATCACACCATCTTTCCTTTGCTCCCTTGCCTCTTGGATACATGTTTGGATTAATTTCGATGCATACCCTTTTCCTGTTATATTTACCCATAAGCAATGAATCACTAAATAATTTTCACCATATACGACGCGTGAAGAATGTTCAATCGGTGTGTATTCGATAAATCCCGCGTGTTTATTGTCCTCCATTATTTTTATGTACTTTAACCCTTCATGGAACTGTCCAATTAGCCACTCGTTTTTATTTGTGTAACCTGTGGAATTTGGTTTGCTGCGTAGACAATAACAACCTTGATCGTCTAAATTTTCTTTGTTTATCTGAATGAACTCAATCGTTTTCACATATTATCCCCCCTTCAAATGCTACACATAATTTCCCTATTCGAATTCAAAAATCCTGCTTTAAATGAAAAAAACAGACAATGTACCATTTGAAAAGGTGGCTTTGATTCACAAATGACTTTGTATGTTCCACAAATCACGTTCGATCCTACACAAACTAAATTCAAACAACAAGACCAAATCATTACTACGATTTGGTCTGCTGAATAGAGAACTATTTAAGGATGTTCTGTTGCCCGGAAACCAAAGGATATATGATCCTGAACCGGAATCCAAGCACCGATGCCTTGAGATGTAACGTTTTTGACGACGATTTTCTTTTTTGTTCCTTTTAGTACGAGGTATACTTCACCATACGTAACTTTTCCTTTTTCATTAATAGCTGGTGCATAGCCATACAAATAGCCAAGACGTTTAGCCGGTACATTGTAGTAATGATCTTTCTTCGTACCTGCACCTATAATTGTGTCAAAGGATAGAGGTAATTTTGTTTTTTCCATTGCTTTTAGCAGCATCATCTTGCGGACATCCTCTGATTTAGCTACTTTTGCCGTTAGCCCTCCTCTTACCGCTTTTTGAGATTCCTGAACATAGTGAATTTTGTAATTCGTTTTCCCGCCGCGATTATCAAAATAATTCGTATTAATTTTTTGATATTGCCAGTTTGGAGCAGTTTCAATTGAATCGTAATTAAGCGGCCATTCCCCTAAATAAATCGTTGCACGAAGGCCTAAAGAAAATGGTGAATTATTTACAGATGTTTCATTAAGCATTCGGATTAAATTAGGATTTTCAATTTTCACTTTTGATGTTTTAATTATTTTCTTCGTAAATTCACTTGGTTGTAGATATGGCAAATCCTGTGTCGGATTCGGATACGTATTTTCTTTTGCTATGTCTAAAACATGAGTAGGAATTTTCACATTTTCTATTTTGTTAACCTGTTTGCTCGCCATTGCTGATGGTGAAGCTGATAAAAGAATTAATAAAAACACAAGAAGAATTCGTTGCCATTTCATTTTTGGTGTACTCCTTTCTTACCCTTCATTGTTTTGTTCTTATTTTTTTCCGTTCCTTTAATTATTATCCATTATAAAAAATATTTCTTTCCGTGCTTATTAAAACTTAGATTGTAATTACCATAGCAGGTGCTCGTACCATCTTCTCCAAACAATTTAATGACAAAATCAATTTAAATCTGAATATTTACAAATTTTAAATAATAATATATACTATATTTAACTTATTTAAAAGGAGGGTCGTTAGCAGCACTTAGGCTCATAAAGGGGGAATGGATGAAGAGGTAGTTCTCTGTAATCTTACTTTTAAAAACCGTGCTGTAATTTTATATGAATATTGAATGGTAAAAGCCTCTAAGCAAATTCGTTATGCTTAGAGGCTTTTTGTTTATAAAAGATAAAATCCGATTCCCATAATAATATAAGCTGCGAGCAAGGTCGCACCTTCAAACCAGTTTGTTTCCCCGTCATTAGCAAGCACGATTGTCAACAAGACTGAGGTTGCCATGGCGACTAATTCGGGAAGTGTAAATACTAATGGCATGCTCGGGTTAAAGAATAATGAAAGAATAACGAGTACAGGTGCTACAAACATCGAAATTTGTAAAGTGGACCCAAAGGCGATTTCAACGGCAATATCCATTTTATTTTTGTACGCCATTAATATAGCAGA encodes:
- a CDS encoding amidohydrolase family protein, producing the protein MKKHELTQLIDVAAGRKQADLVLKNGKIVDVYQGSILTGDVAIVDGKIAGIGEVYDGKEIVDVKGKYIAPGFIDPHIHVESSYVTPEEFGRLLVPHGTTTVMADPHEIVNVAGLKGLDYMIEAAGHTALDIQYMLPSCVPATNMENAGAVLNASDMVAPLEEGKAEG
- a CDS encoding adenine deaminase C-terminal domain-containing protein; its protein translation is MKMTAALLKEYIQAGGAKIPSEKVIQNGQLVNVMTSEVYPADVAIYKGKIVAVGDVTDYIGEDTQRIDAKGKYLVPGLIDGHIHIECSKMSMTSFTKAVIPFGTTSAISGLDEYISVVGMDGLKEIFEEIEQLPLRVYWGAPYKTPYTIPKSTIAYNITPEVQKEVQSWPQCFGVWETVREAVQTLDEDTMETLAIAHNNHLPIFGCAPMARGNNLNEYLSAGIRLDHESYDHEELVEKARKGMHVLIRESSVTNFLKENIRAVTEVNSAIGRRTSFCTDDVHATDILKHGHVDHLVRLAIQAGVTPMVAIQMATINSAEAYRIDDQVGSISPGRFADILFVESLEDFQVETVISKGEIVAKNNRMIVELLEPKRSPLLASKLKCDKTTPETFEYKVSIDNGTAKIRAIESHGAFVRKERFVELDVKDGKVVLDVEKDVAMVSVLERFGKNGNKSIGFVAGWGLKRGAMASSSAPDDNNLIVMGTNPEDMSLAINTLIDCGGGQVVVVDGQVISLLKLPIGGIVTDEDPDHLVAAEHSLHEAIKVLGGSVPDPMFYMSFLPITAIPDLAITDVGNVDCVTLEIFDPITELTPE
- a CDS encoding NCS2 family permease, with protein sequence MESVFHLSELGTSVKKEMLAGLTTFISMSYILFVNPDILGDAGMDKGAVFTATAISAIIGCLLMAFLANYPIAIAPGLGDNAFFTYSVVIAMGVPWQTALAGVVVASILFFIITFMKIREIVIDAIPHDLKLAMSAGIGIFIAFVGLQGGGLIVKEESTLVTIGSFTNGEVWLTIFGFLVIIILIARKVSGAIFIGMVATAILGLVTHLIPLPNHIVSSIPSLKPTIGVGLMNIPNINTFQLWSVVLLFLFVAFFNTAGTLIGLAEQAGFMKNNKMPRIGRALGADSGSLLAGSLLGTTPTAAYVESSAGIALGGRSGLTALVVAVLFFLSMFFSPLLTVITTNVTAPVLIVVGILMAQPLKGINWHKFEIAVPAFLIVVGMPLTYNISYGIAFGFLTYPILMIAAGKWRKVHPVLYVLFFVFLLLLYILNTLN
- a CDS encoding GNAT family N-acetyltransferase is translated as MKTIEFIQINKENLDDQGCYCLRSKPNSTGYTNKNEWLIGQFHEGLKYIKIMEDNKHAGFIEYTPIEHSSRVVYGENYLVIHCLWVNITGKGYASKLIQTCIQEAREQRKDGVIVVTNPDTSWTPSKEIFIKNNFIEVDTAPYGFELLVHKFGHSPNPYFPTDWENRLKPFTNLTIIRTQQCPFVDIATENIIKGANRLGIQADIIDIQSREELMRLSPTPYGIYGVIFKKTFITFHRLTVHSALKRLKELI
- a CDS encoding YfkD famly protein, which produces MKWQRILLVFLLILLSASPSAMASKQVNKIENVKIPTHVLDIAKENTYPNPTQDLPYLQPSEFTKKIIKTSKVKIENPNLIRMLNETSVNNSPFSLGLRATIYLGEWPLNYDSIETAPNWQYQKINTNYFDNRGGKTNYKIHYVQESQKAVRGGLTAKVAKSEDVRKMMLLKAMEKTKLPLSFDTIIGAGTKKDHYYNVPAKRLGYLYGYAPAINEKGKVTYGEVYLVLKGTKKKIVVKNVTSQGIGAWIPVQDHISFGFRATEHP